CCCGGACGGGTCCCGGCTCAAAAAGCGCCGAAGTCTGTATGTGTTCATTGAGCCTCTTGACCTGGGGCAGGACTTCAAGAACAAACGATTGGACGGTGGACCGTTGCGTCATAGCTGCATCGGCAATGGTTTTGACCATCAACCCTGCCATCACGCTTACATCTGACGGAGTGTAATCATGCCTGAATTTGGTTTCAATATTAAAACGAACCGGGTTTAGACGGACTTGATCCTTTTCGGATTTCCGAACAAAGTCAAAGAACTCCGCAAGGGTGATCAAGCGTGTGCCTTTAACCGGGATTTGTTCAGGAAAGTCTTCATTGGGGGAAACCCCGCAATCAAGCTGTTTTAATTCCGTCACCGTCAAATCCTTGATCGGTACGGGTGTTGCCGGTTTTCCATTTTCATGCCGGCAGAGCTTACAGTTTAGCACCGTATCGTGATACACGATCAGCTGATGATCCTTTGTCAGGTTGGTGTCCAGTTCGATCGTGGTCATGTGGTTTTCAAGGCAGAATTGAAAGGCAGGGATCGTATTTTCAGGCCGTTTACCGCGGGCGCCGCGGTGCCCCTGTAGATCATACGTACCGTCCAAAGGCAGAGACATGGTTT
The window above is part of the Desulfobacterales bacterium genome. Proteins encoded here:
- a CDS encoding glycerophosphodiester phosphodiesterase family protein encodes the protein MSLPLDGTYDLQGHRGARGKRPENTIPAFQFCLENHMTTIELDTNLTKDHQLIVYHDTVLNCKLCRHENGKPATPVPIKDLTVTELKQLDCGVSPNEDFPEQIPVKGTRLITLAEFFDFVRKSEKDQVRLNPVRFNIETKFRHDYTPSDVSVMAGLMVKTIADAAMTQRSTVQSFVLEVLPQVKRLNEHIQTSALFEPGPVRAFLLKSGFLWGREEIIQKALSVDADIISPHFLYIDRKFIQRCHSFGKKVLPWVVNQEKMMEDFFEWGVDGIISDYPDRLYRVYSRWSEDRNRK